The DNA sequence gcagtgcagaaagcaactacacacaaacaagatcccacaaactaaaggtggaaaaaagtctgcctaagtatgattcccaatcagagacaacaatagacagctgcctctaactTGGAACGATACccagccaacaaagaaatagaaaaactagaatgcccacacaAATCACACcacgacctaaccaaatagagaaataaaaagtatgtttaaggtcagggcgtgacagtaccaaaGGTGTGGACTCTGGCTGCAAAACCTGACTCCATGGGGGAGGGTCCGGTTGGGCATCGAGCCTCAGTGGCGGCTCCGGttcgggacgtagaccccgctctGCTCGCTGATCCCTCCGCTTCTGTGGACCGGACCATGGACTGTTGCCAGAGGaaccggaccgtagatcgtcgccaGGGACTCCGGACCATAGATCGTCGCCGGAGTAACCAGACCGTGGATCGTCACTAGACAAACCAGACCGTGGTTCGTCGCCAGAGGAACTGGACCGCCGACtatcgccggaggctctggaccgcagaccgtcgccggaggctctaGACCGCACACCGTtgcaggaggctctggaccgcagaccgtcgccggaggctctaGACCGCACAccatcgccggaagctctggaccgcagaccgtcgccggaggctctggactgccgaaTGTCACTGGAGACTCTGGACTGCAGACTGTCACTGGAGACTCCGGACCCTGGATCGTCTCTGGAGGctctgggccatggatcatcactggaggctccgggcca is a window from the Oncorhynchus tshawytscha isolate Ot180627B linkage group LG03, Otsh_v2.0, whole genome shotgun sequence genome containing:
- the LOC121846208 gene encoding pollen-specific leucine-rich repeat extensin-like protein 3 codes for the protein MIHGPKPPVMIHGPEPPGLIHGPKPPVMIHGPEPPVMIHGPEPPETIQGPESPVTVCSPESPVTFGSPEPPATVCGPELPAMVCGLEPPATVCGPEPPATVCGLEPPATVCGPEPPAIVGGPVPLATNHGLVCLVTIHGLVTPATIYGPESLATIYGPVPLATVHGPVHRSGGISEQSGVYVPNRSRH